The Eublepharis macularius isolate TG4126 chromosome 3, MPM_Emac_v1.0, whole genome shotgun sequence genome has a window encoding:
- the LOC129325459 gene encoding phospholipase A2-like has protein sequence MSVQERGWASHRADLPMEPWLVMLLFLQAVWNGVLGKTHSLHKRGLLELSGTIKCGTGRNPLAYLGYGCYCGLGGHGWPKDKTDWCCHGHDCCYGFAEEQGCSPKTTRYRWTCRRNTVVCDIVLDRCQQIVCQCDRDAAECWRSAAFNWRYILWPNFLCGQTHPMCTYNVNEDGKRRRKIFKN, from the exons ATGAGTGTGCAAGAGAGAGGGTGGGCTTCACACCGAGCTGACCTCCCAATGGAGCCCTGGCTGGTGATGCTGCTGTTTTTGCAGGCAG TTTGGAATGGCGTTCTTGGGAAAACCCATTCTTTGCACAAAAGAGGACTCCTTGAGTTATCAGGAACCATAAAATGTGGCACAGGGAGAAATCCTTTGGCATATCTAGGTTATGGATGCTACTGTGGCCTGGGAGGACATGGCTGGCCTAAGGATAAAACAGACTG GTGTTGCCACGGGCATGACTGCTGTTATGGCTTTGCAGAAGAGCAAGGTTGTAGTCCCAAGACAACTAGGTACAGATGGACCTGCAGGCGCAATACTGTGGTATGTG ataTAGTGCTAGACAGATGTCAACAAATAGTGTGCCAATGCGACAGAGATGCAGCTGAATGTTGGCGATCTGCTGCTTTTAACTGGCGCTATATCCTCTGGCCAAATTTTTTATGTGGCCAAACTCATCCCATGTGCACCTATAATGTTAATGAGGATGGCAAGAGACgtagaaagatttttaaaaattaa